GTGTTATTAATAAGGATACCAATAATTTAATCATAGTAGGAAGTCATAAGCGATATAAATATAATATTTTTAACCCGTTGTGCATTATGATTTAAAAGAAAAAAGTTGTTCATCTTACTGAAAATCAGTAAATTGATTTAACTACAAATCATTAATAATGAACAACTTGAGTGCAAATTACGAAAGAATATTGGAAGTATTAAGAAAAATATCGAAAGAACAACTTTTAAGTTATCAAAGACGACAACCAAAGCTTAGTGATTTAGAACTTATCAGTTTGAGTCTTACTGCCGAATTTATGGGAATAGATAGTGAAAATGACCTTTTTAGAAAACTTCCAGATTCCCTATTATCAAAAATAGAGAGAAGTGTCTACAATAGAAGAAGACGAAAACTAGTTAATAAGCTCAACAGTATCAGGTTAAGCTTAGCTTCCCATTTTAATGAATTTGAAGATTATTTTGTAGTAGATAGTATGCCTTTAGAAGTTTGTAAATTATCACGCAGTTCTCGTTCAAAGATTTGTAAAGAAAACACTTATGCATTTCCAGATAAAGGTTATTGTGCAGCTCAAAGTTCTAATTATTACGGTTATAAACTGCACGCTGTTTGTTCTGTAAATGGTGTCTTTCAAAGTATCGATTTGAGTCCAGCATCTGTACACGATATTAATTATCTTAAAGATATTAAGATGCAAATAAGCGATTGTACATTAATTGGTGATAAAGGCTATTTATCAACAGAAATACAGCTTAACTTGTTTGAAACCTGTAATATAACGCTAAATACACCTATGAGAAGCAATCAAAAAAATTACAAAGTACAGCCTTATGTATTTAGAAAAAAGAGGAAAAGGATAGAAACATTATTTTCACAACTTTGTGACCAATTTATGATAAGACGCAATTATGCTAAAACTTTTGAAGGTTTTAAAACAAGAATCGTAGCTAAGATAACTGCTTTAACAACTATTCAGTATATCAATAAGTTTATTTTTGGGAGAAACATTAATAATATTAAAATTAGCATTATTTAAAATGCACAACGGGTTATTTTTAATTTATAAATAGCAAGAAGCTAGGGCATCTGAATTTTTTATAGATGAACGGGAAGAAATGATGATAATTGGCTGTATGGAATATGCTTTAGGCTATATGCATCAGGGTTATAGCTAATAATATTATAAAGAGCGTTACAAAGTTACAGAGTATGTTGTGAGGTTGCTCTAAAGCGTAATGCATATGATAGCTTAGAGTCTACAGCTTAAAGTTCTCAACTACCTTAAATAACTTTGGTAAGTTGTAGAATTACTTAATATTTTAGTAGCTTTTTTAATTTCAGTATCATGAATTTTATAATAATCATATAAACCTTCACGATACACGTAGCATTTCACAATATCTTCGATTAATAATTCTAGTAAATAGGCTTTATTTTCGTCTATAACCGTGTTTTTAGAAGCGTTTAAATGATTTATTAGCGTATTGTACTCTTTTTCAATATTGTCGTTTAAAGCTTCTTTTTTAGCGGTTTCAAAAGCTTTTTTTAGGTCTTTTTCTGTTTCAGTTTCAAATGAAAAATTGTTGGTTTTCAAGTAATTTTTGAAATCTGAAAAATCTTTGTCCGTTAAGCTGAAACTATTAATATGCTTGATATCATGATTGTAATAATAATTAACCGCGTAGTTAAAGATGAAATCGCTTTCTTGAATGGCTTTGGTAATGGTTGGATTTTTTGCCGCATCTAAAGCTACATCTGGTAATACCCCGCCGCCATCAAAAACTTTTCTTCCGTTTTTAGTTTTAAACTGGTGATAGTTTTCTTTTTTAACACGTACCGCCTCCCCTTTTTCGTTTCTATTCCAATAGTCTAAAGACTGAATACAACGGCCCGATGGGGTGTAATATCTTGAAATGGTAATTTTAACTTGAGTGCCGTAAGTGAGTTGTTTAGGACGTTGAACCAAACCTTTACCAAAACTTCTAGAGCCTACAATAACGGCACGATCTAAATCTTGCAACGCGCCCGATACAATTTCACTTGCAGAGGCACTGGCACCATCGATTAAAACCACTAATGGAATTTCGGTATCTATAGGTTGATTTTGAGTAATATAGGTTCTGTTATACTTTTTTACTTTCGATTTTGTGGTAACAACTAATTGCCCTTTTGGCACAAATAGATTTACAATTTTAATAGCCTCATTAAGTAATCCGCCAGGGTTTCCTCGTAAATCTAAAATGATTTTTTTAGCCCCTTGAGCTTTTAAATCGCGTAAAGCATAATTGGTTTCTGTGTAAGCTTTGTTATTAAAGCGGCTTAAAACAATGTAGCCTGTTTTATCGTTTACCATTGAAAAATGCGGAACCGCCTTGATATCTACCTCGGCACGTTTTATAGTGGTCGTATGTGATTTTCCTTGGCGTAAATAGGTCACTTCAACCGATGAATCTGAGGTTCCTTTTAATAAATCGCCA
This genomic interval from Tamlana carrageenivorans contains the following:
- a CDS encoding IS982 family transposase yields the protein MNNLSANYERILEVLRKISKEQLLSYQRRQPKLSDLELISLSLTAEFMGIDSENDLFRKLPDSLLSKIERSVYNRRRRKLVNKLNSIRLSLASHFNEFEDYFVVDSMPLEVCKLSRSSRSKICKENTYAFPDKGYCAAQSSNYYGYKLHAVCSVNGVFQSIDLSPASVHDINYLKDIKMQISDCTLIGDKGYLSTEIQLNLFETCNITLNTPMRSNQKNYKVQPYVFRKKRKRIETLFSQLCDQFMIRRNYAKTFEGFKTRIVAKITALTTIQYINKFIFGRNINNIKISII
- a CDS encoding S41 family peptidase, whose amino-acid sequence is MKKIFSKKVIIPVVVGVVFLTTSAFKNDFFEIAKQIEIFTTLFKELNMNYVDETNPGALMDTAIKSMLADLDPYTNFMNEQDVEAARINNTGDYTGIGARIKTLKDKLLVIEPYKDYPADKAGLKPGDEIIKIGNTVVANYEDHAGDLLKGTSDSSVEVTYLRQGKSHTTTIKRAEVDIKAVPHFSMVNDKTGYIVLSRFNNKAYTETNYALRDLKAQGAKKIILDLRGNPGGLLNEAIKIVNLFVPKGQLVVTTKSKVKKYNRTYITQNQPIDTEIPLVVLIDGASASASEIVSGALQDLDRAVIVGSRSFGKGLVQRPKQLTYGTQVKITISRYYTPSGRCIQSLDYWNRNEKGEAVRVKKENYHQFKTKNGRKVFDGGGVLPDVALDAAKNPTITKAIQESDFIFNYAVNYYYNHDIKHINSFSLTDKDFSDFKNYLKTNNFSFETETEKDLKKAFETAKKEALNDNIEKEYNTLINHLNASKNTVIDENKAYLLELLIEDIVKCYVYREGLYDYYKIHDTEIKKATKILSNSTTYQSYLR